Proteins encoded by one window of Streptomyces clavuligerus:
- a CDS encoding dioxygenase family protein: MTATPASAAPGFPAGPSAPPAEAASSAASPAGSPAGDRTGGRTPALYLSHGAPPLADDAVWPGQLAAWSARLPRPRAILMISAHWEEAPLTLGATETRPLVYDFWGFPERYSTVRYEAPGAPWLAAAVRKLLRRAGTPVQDMPDRGLDHGAYVPLVEMYPDADVPVLQISMPTLDPQRLMEIGRRLAPLRDEGVLIVGSGFFTHNLAALRQGGIPAWSAEFDDWGQRALAAADIDALLDFEHTSPAGRLAHPRTEHFAPLFVTLGAAEDELDAGRSVIDGFWMGLAKRSVQYG; this comes from the coding sequence TCCGCAGCCTCCCCCGCCGGGTCCCCGGCCGGGGACAGGACCGGAGGGCGGACGCCCGCCCTCTATCTCTCCCATGGCGCCCCGCCCCTCGCGGACGACGCCGTCTGGCCGGGGCAGCTCGCCGCCTGGTCCGCCCGGCTGCCGCGCCCCCGGGCGATCCTGATGATCTCCGCCCACTGGGAGGAGGCCCCGCTCACGCTCGGCGCCACGGAGACCCGGCCGCTCGTCTACGACTTCTGGGGCTTCCCCGAGCGCTACTCCACGGTGCGGTACGAGGCCCCGGGCGCCCCCTGGCTCGCCGCCGCTGTGCGCAAGCTGCTGCGCCGCGCGGGCACTCCCGTCCAGGACATGCCCGACCGGGGGCTGGATCACGGTGCCTATGTCCCCTTGGTCGAGATGTACCCGGACGCCGATGTCCCCGTGCTCCAGATCTCGATGCCGACCCTCGATCCACAGCGGCTGATGGAGATCGGACGGCGGCTCGCGCCCCTGCGGGACGAGGGCGTACTGATCGTCGGCAGTGGCTTCTTCACCCACAATCTGGCGGCGCTGCGACAGGGCGGAATTCCCGCCTGGTCCGCCGAGTTCGACGACTGGGGGCAGCGCGCCCTCGCGGCGGCCGACATCGACGCCCTGCTGGACTTCGAGCACACGTCCCCGGCGGGACGGCTGGCACACCCCCGGACCGAGCACTTCGCCCCGCTCTTCGTCACGCTGGGGGCCGCAGAGGATGAGCTGGACGCCGGGCGCAGTGTGATCGACGGCTTCTGGATGGGGCTGGCCAAGCGCTCCGTCCAGTACGGCTGA